In Paractinoplanes brasiliensis, the following proteins share a genomic window:
- a CDS encoding ABC transporter ATP-binding protein encodes MIRARDLRVRLDGTLIVDGVDLDVARGEWVMVIGPNGAGKSTALRAIGGLLPYTGVVELNGRPVDSLQRRERAKTIAMVNQTPTVPPGMRVLDYALLGRTPYIAPLGRESAADVAAVEEVLESLDVAQFAGRRLETLSGGERQRVFLARALAQGAGILLLDEPTSALDIGHQQEVLELIDRLRAERGLTVLATMHDLSVAGEYADRLVLLSSGAVAAAGTAREVLTEENLAKHYRVRVRVIEGEHGPLVVPVRG; translated from the coding sequence ATGATCAGAGCGCGTGACCTTCGCGTACGGCTCGACGGGACCTTGATCGTCGACGGCGTGGACCTGGACGTGGCCCGCGGCGAGTGGGTGATGGTGATCGGGCCCAACGGCGCCGGCAAATCCACGGCGTTGCGCGCGATCGGCGGGCTGCTGCCGTACACCGGCGTCGTCGAGCTCAACGGCCGGCCGGTCGACTCGCTGCAGCGGCGGGAACGCGCCAAGACGATCGCCATGGTCAACCAGACCCCCACTGTCCCGCCGGGCATGCGGGTTCTCGACTACGCGCTGCTCGGCCGTACGCCCTACATCGCCCCGCTCGGCCGGGAGTCCGCCGCCGACGTGGCCGCCGTTGAGGAGGTGCTGGAGTCGCTGGACGTCGCGCAGTTCGCCGGGCGGAGGCTCGAAACGCTCTCGGGAGGCGAACGGCAGCGGGTGTTCCTGGCCCGCGCGCTCGCCCAGGGCGCCGGTATCCTGCTGCTCGACGAGCCGACCAGCGCGCTCGACATCGGCCATCAGCAGGAGGTCCTCGAACTGATCGACCGGCTGCGCGCCGAGCGGGGTCTGACGGTGCTGGCCACCATGCATGACTTGTCCGTTGCCGGGGAGTACGCCGATCGCCTGGTGCTGCTGTCGTCGGGGGCGGTGGCCGCCGCCGGGACGGCCCGGGAGGTGCTGACCGAGGAGAACCTGGCCAAGCACTACCGGGTGCGGGTGCGGGTGATCGAGGGCGAGCACGGTCCGCTGGTCGTTCCCGTACGCGGGTAA
- a CDS encoding FecCD family ABC transporter permease — MTPTLRATRSVTLKPAGLRAGWLAGGVVAVLVALIAGLALGSVPLPPGGVAIELLNLIPGVDLHSGLTEREAAILTELRLPRVVLGLLVGGLLALAGAAYQGVFRNPLADPHLLGVAAGAGLGVTAVIALRAGAPGDATANLPVGVPAAAFAGALLAVALTWLLGAAGGRDRSPATLILAGVAVSSFLAAGQTYLMQQNVETLREVYSWLLGRLATAGWHDVLIVLPYAVVTAVIVLAQRRELDVLTVGDEEASGLGLHPQRSRYLLIVAASLGTAAAVSVSGLIGFVGIIVPHTMRLLAGPSYRSILPLSVLFGGAFLALADLLARTAGGQAEIPIGVVTAFFGAPFFIVVLRRSRASTS, encoded by the coding sequence ATGACACCAACGCTCCGGGCCACCCGGAGCGTGACGCTCAAGCCGGCCGGCCTGCGGGCCGGCTGGCTGGCCGGCGGCGTCGTCGCGGTGCTGGTCGCGTTGATCGCGGGCCTGGCCCTCGGCTCGGTGCCGTTGCCGCCGGGCGGGGTCGCGATCGAACTGCTCAACCTGATTCCCGGGGTCGACCTGCACAGCGGCCTGACCGAGCGCGAGGCGGCCATCCTCACCGAGCTGCGGCTGCCCCGGGTTGTGCTCGGCCTGCTGGTCGGTGGCCTGCTGGCCCTGGCCGGCGCCGCCTACCAGGGCGTCTTCCGCAACCCCCTGGCCGACCCGCACCTGCTCGGGGTGGCGGCCGGCGCGGGCCTGGGAGTGACCGCGGTGATCGCGCTGCGGGCGGGCGCCCCCGGCGACGCGACGGCCAACCTGCCGGTCGGGGTGCCGGCGGCGGCGTTCGCGGGCGCCCTGCTGGCGGTCGCACTGACCTGGCTGCTCGGGGCGGCCGGTGGGCGTGACCGGTCGCCCGCCACCCTTATCCTGGCCGGCGTCGCGGTGTCGTCGTTCCTGGCGGCCGGGCAGACCTACCTCATGCAGCAGAACGTCGAGACGCTGCGCGAGGTCTATTCCTGGCTGCTCGGCCGGTTGGCCACCGCCGGCTGGCACGACGTTTTGATCGTTCTCCCGTACGCCGTGGTGACCGCGGTCATCGTGCTCGCCCAACGCCGTGAACTGGACGTGCTGACCGTGGGTGACGAGGAGGCGAGCGGTCTCGGACTGCACCCGCAGCGCAGCCGATACCTGCTGATCGTGGCCGCCTCGCTGGGCACCGCGGCCGCCGTCTCGGTGTCGGGGCTGATCGGTTTCGTCGGCATCATCGTCCCGCACACGATGCGCCTGCTGGCCGGGCCCAGCTACCGCTCGATCCTGCCGCTCTCGGTGCTGTTCGGGGGCGCCTTCCTGGCCCTGGCCGACCTGCTCGCCCGTACGGCGGGTGGCCAGGCCGAGATCCCGATCGGCGTGGTCACGGCGTTCTTCGGCGCGCCGTTCTTCATCGTGGTGCTGCGCCGCAGCCGGGCGAGCACCTCATGA
- a CDS encoding ABC transporter substrate-binding protein, giving the protein MKRVLTAALAATTLLLAGACGDAAEPATTAPTSAGAAAYPVTVGDLTLDSKPEKIVSLSSTATEVLFAIGAGPQVTAVDDQSTYPADAPRTDLSGYKPNAEAIAAKDPDLVILANDIDKIVSQLDQLKIPVFLAPATADLDGTYQQIGQLGTLTGHKTEADALNTRMAADIDKIVKDVPARATPLSYYYELDPTFYSVTSKTFIGSIFAKFGMTNVADAADPDGAKGGYPQLSQEALVKSDPDMIFLADSKCCKQTPQTVAARTGWSTITAVKSNQIHALDDDIASRWGPRTVDLVRAIADAVAKVPA; this is encoded by the coding sequence ATGAAACGCGTGCTCACAGCGGCCCTTGCGGCCACCACCCTGCTCCTGGCCGGCGCCTGCGGCGACGCCGCCGAACCGGCGACCACGGCGCCTACCAGCGCGGGCGCGGCGGCGTACCCGGTGACCGTCGGCGACCTCACTCTCGACAGCAAGCCCGAAAAGATCGTCTCGCTGAGCTCGACCGCCACCGAGGTCCTTTTCGCGATCGGGGCCGGCCCACAGGTCACCGCGGTTGACGATCAGTCCACCTATCCGGCCGACGCGCCGCGGACCGACCTGTCCGGGTACAAGCCGAACGCCGAGGCGATCGCGGCCAAGGACCCCGACCTCGTGATCCTGGCCAACGACATCGACAAGATCGTTTCGCAGCTCGACCAGCTGAAGATCCCGGTGTTCCTGGCGCCGGCCACGGCCGACCTCGACGGCACGTACCAGCAGATCGGACAGCTGGGGACGCTGACCGGGCACAAGACCGAGGCGGACGCGCTCAACACCCGGATGGCCGCGGACATTGACAAGATCGTCAAGGACGTGCCGGCGCGCGCCACCCCGCTCAGCTACTACTACGAGCTCGACCCGACCTTCTACAGCGTCACGTCGAAGACGTTCATCGGCTCGATCTTCGCCAAGTTCGGCATGACCAACGTGGCCGACGCCGCCGACCCGGACGGTGCGAAGGGCGGCTATCCCCAGCTCTCGCAGGAGGCGCTGGTCAAGTCCGACCCCGACATGATCTTCCTGGCCGACAGCAAGTGCTGCAAGCAGACGCCGCAGACGGTGGCCGCGCGTACGGGGTGGAGCACCATCACCGCGGTCAAGAGCAACCAGATCCACGCCCTCGACGACGACATCGCCTCCCGCTGGGGCCCGCGCACGGTTGACCTGGTGCGCGCCATCGCCGACGCGGTGGCCAAGGTACCCGCATGA
- a CDS encoding DUF4229 domain-containing protein: protein MSPAIKYTLGRVGLFAVVLGLLSFFPLNLLVAGMIAIVVSAVASYFLLAKWRNEMNEQLVSVAARRSAEKARLRAALAGDEEAAAEGDRVAPDAEGDRVPDAEGRPAVPDVTKGKPADRT, encoded by the coding sequence ATGAGTCCCGCCATCAAGTACACGCTCGGGCGGGTCGGCCTGTTCGCCGTCGTCCTCGGGCTGCTGTCGTTCTTCCCGCTCAACCTGCTGGTCGCGGGCATGATCGCGATTGTTGTGTCGGCCGTCGCGTCGTACTTCCTGCTCGCCAAGTGGCGTAATGAGATGAACGAGCAACTGGTGAGCGTGGCGGCCCGCCGCTCGGCCGAAAAGGCGCGGCTGCGTGCCGCCCTGGCGGGCGACGAGGAAGCGGCCGCCGAGGGTGACCGAGTGGCGCCGGACGCCGAGGGTGATCGCGTGCCGGACGCCGAGGGCCGGCCCGCTGTGCCGGACGTAACGAAGGGCAAGCCCGCCGATCGCACGTGA
- a CDS encoding C40 family peptidase, translated as MVISAVAAGIAVLFHPVPALADPAAAPQDTFNVAVPDVGARPMPLGTLMLPGQKTPNPTPTATLTGAATSPALQQIEKGRNAIAALGDELIQAGQDRDLARDQRTAADLKVKQASEVLQQAQAAAAEAAAQAIIDAAAAPPGGLGGLSDLGDLARLQRGDDTQQAIARQIELAQVTTQLALDEQALSTKRHTELEAKYNKINANLTQKQAAQQRLELAHADELAAAEATQAGVDNALGQGYLAGAEAGRGADARAMQAVRFALAQRGDPYVWSEEGPDEYDCSGLMYAAYRSVGFQLTRVSRDQYWQTRNKVVSRYSLLPGDLLFFSSSNSWRGIHHVAMYAGDGMMVEAPRSGLNVRLVPVRWSRLFQATRIFGSIEGIVPGPELGAPDPDPTTGIPPTRPTLPTIPTTPPKSPTTPPKSPSTPPRTPTTPPTTPTTPPTTPPTTPPTTPPTTPPTTPPATTPATTPPATNPTPDNPPSNGGGESSPSGGGSSGGSSSGGNSSGGNSSGGNSSGGSSSGSSSSSSSSSSAGSKSPTSSTSSANAAESASSRAGTASPSGS; from the coding sequence GTGGTGATCTCTGCTGTCGCCGCCGGCATCGCCGTACTGTTTCATCCCGTCCCCGCCCTGGCCGACCCGGCGGCTGCTCCGCAGGACACCTTCAACGTGGCCGTGCCCGACGTCGGCGCCCGCCCGATGCCCCTCGGCACGCTGATGCTCCCGGGTCAGAAAACGCCGAACCCCACCCCGACCGCCACGTTGACCGGCGCCGCCACCAGCCCCGCCCTGCAGCAGATCGAGAAGGGCCGCAACGCCATCGCGGCCCTGGGCGACGAGCTGATCCAGGCCGGGCAGGATCGTGACCTGGCCCGTGACCAGCGCACCGCGGCCGACCTCAAGGTGAAACAGGCGTCCGAGGTGCTGCAGCAGGCTCAGGCCGCCGCGGCCGAGGCGGCCGCCCAGGCCATCATCGACGCGGCCGCCGCCCCGCCCGGCGGGCTCGGCGGGCTGTCCGACCTCGGCGACCTCGCCCGCCTGCAGCGTGGCGACGACACCCAGCAGGCCATCGCCCGGCAGATCGAGCTGGCCCAGGTCACCACTCAGCTCGCGCTCGACGAGCAGGCGCTGAGCACCAAGCGGCACACCGAGCTCGAGGCGAAGTACAACAAGATCAACGCCAACCTGACCCAGAAGCAGGCCGCCCAGCAGCGCCTTGAGCTCGCGCACGCCGACGAGCTGGCCGCCGCCGAGGCCACCCAGGCCGGGGTCGACAACGCCCTCGGCCAGGGCTATCTGGCCGGCGCCGAGGCGGGCCGTGGCGCGGACGCGCGGGCCATGCAGGCGGTGCGGTTCGCGCTCGCCCAGCGCGGCGACCCGTACGTCTGGTCCGAGGAAGGCCCGGACGAGTACGACTGCTCCGGGCTCATGTACGCGGCGTACCGCTCGGTGGGTTTCCAGCTGACCCGGGTCTCCCGCGACCAGTACTGGCAGACCCGCAACAAGGTGGTCTCGCGCTATTCGCTGCTCCCGGGCGACCTGCTGTTCTTCAGCTCCTCCAACAGCTGGCGGGGCATTCACCACGTCGCCATGTACGCGGGTGACGGCATGATGGTCGAGGCTCCGCGCAGCGGTCTCAACGTGCGCCTGGTGCCCGTACGGTGGTCACGCCTGTTCCAGGCCACCCGGATCTTCGGCTCGATCGAGGGCATCGTTCCCGGCCCCGAGCTGGGCGCGCCCGACCCCGACCCGACGACGGGCATCCCGCCGACCCGGCCGACGCTGCCGACCATCCCGACAACCCCGCCGAAGAGCCCCACGACGCCGCCCAAGAGCCCGTCGACCCCGCCGAGGACCCCGACGACGCCGCCGACCACCCCGACGACGCCGCCCACCACACCGCCGACAACGCCGCCCACCACACCGCCGACGACGCCGCCGACCACACCACCGGCCACCACACCGGCCACGACCCCGCCGGCGACCAACCCGACGCCGGACAACCCGCCGTCCAACGGTGGCGGCGAGAGCAGCCCGTCGGGCGGCGGTTCCTCGGGCGGCAGCTCTTCCGGCGGCAACTCCTCTGGCGGCAACTCTTCCGGCGGCAACTCTTCCGGCGGCAGCTCCTCAGGCAGCAGTTCCTCTTCGAGCAGCTCTTCCAGCGCCGGCTCGAAGTCGCCGACGAGCTCGACCAGTTCGGCCAACGCCGCCGAGTCGGCGAGCAGCCGGGCGGGCACGGCGTCCCCTTCCGGCTCCTGA